The Gemmatimonadota bacterium genome has a segment encoding these proteins:
- a CDS encoding DUF4173 domain-containing protein, with protein sequence MPSPLPNTSVTGAESAVHARRVLVCASVLGLSADLLLRDEPWGIGLGAWMATLAAGVIGLARLRPERLSRESRLWLGLAVLCAFLLAWRDAPMLHVFNVLGGLAALTLFVLSHAAIPVSGLGVARVRDLVQSAVGTVRGVAGGAIPLVLREAALQETRRWGNVRACRLGRAAVIAGPVLLLFATLLTRADPVFASYLRLPDWRLDEVLSHLIISGFFAWIAAGWMRRALLERAHRNAEPEWPLPLALGVTDLVMLLGGLCLIFAAFVAVQVGWLFGGEGLVLRTTGLTYAAYARRGFAELTMVSVLLLPLLLVVGALVPNADTRGRQLYRGLSAILLVLLGVIIISAFARMQLYVRFYGISLDRLYATAFMAWFAVVSTWLGVTVLRERPRGFATGAVASGFAILLGLNAMGPDAWVTRQHLNRAADASSPAMGLDWPYVASLGGDAVPTVVGAMLRPQAAGAVADGETRCRAAAALLERWTGTSTERFTRRWTQWNLGRRHAMDAVRAREAELRALACPAALPGHLRP encoded by the coding sequence ATGCCGAGCCCGCTTCCAAATACCAGCGTCACCGGCGCCGAGTCGGCCGTGCACGCGAGGCGGGTGCTTGTCTGCGCGTCGGTCCTTGGGCTGAGTGCGGACCTCCTCCTTCGGGACGAGCCATGGGGGATCGGACTTGGCGCCTGGATGGCAACGCTCGCGGCCGGGGTCATCGGGCTCGCCCGGTTACGGCCCGAACGGCTCAGTCGCGAAAGCCGTCTTTGGCTCGGTCTCGCGGTACTGTGCGCGTTCCTCCTGGCGTGGCGAGATGCACCGATGCTGCACGTCTTCAACGTGCTCGGCGGCCTGGCGGCCCTGACGTTGTTCGTGCTCAGCCATGCGGCGATCCCAGTGTCCGGTCTTGGGGTCGCGCGCGTTCGGGATCTCGTCCAATCGGCGGTGGGGACGGTGCGCGGAGTGGCAGGTGGTGCCATTCCGCTCGTGTTGCGCGAGGCCGCACTGCAGGAGACGCGTCGTTGGGGCAATGTGCGCGCGTGCCGGCTGGGTCGAGCCGCCGTGATCGCCGGCCCGGTGCTCCTGCTGTTTGCCACACTGCTCACGCGCGCGGATCCTGTGTTTGCGTCGTATCTGCGGCTTCCGGACTGGCGATTGGATGAGGTGCTCTCGCACCTGATCATCAGCGGGTTCTTTGCGTGGATCGCCGCTGGATGGATGCGTCGGGCTCTCCTCGAACGCGCCCACCGGAATGCCGAACCGGAATGGCCGCTTCCCCTCGCACTCGGCGTCACCGATCTGGTGATGCTGCTTGGGGGGCTTTGCCTCATCTTCGCGGCGTTTGTGGCCGTCCAGGTGGGGTGGCTGTTTGGCGGGGAGGGACTGGTGCTTCGGACGACCGGCCTCACGTATGCAGCGTACGCGCGTCGCGGGTTTGCCGAGCTGACGATGGTATCCGTCCTCCTCCTGCCGCTGCTCCTCGTGGTGGGAGCGTTGGTGCCCAATGCGGACACGCGTGGCCGGCAGCTGTACCGCGGGCTGTCCGCCATCCTGTTGGTCCTGCTCGGCGTCATCATCATCTCCGCGTTTGCGCGGATGCAGCTCTACGTGCGCTTCTATGGCATCTCGCTGGATCGCCTGTACGCGACGGCGTTCATGGCATGGTTCGCCGTTGTCTCCACATGGCTCGGTGTCACCGTGTTGCGCGAGCGGCCGCGGGGATTCGCGACGGGCGCGGTCGCGAGCGGATTTGCCATCCTGCTCGGCCTGAACGCCATGGGCCCGGACGCCTGGGTGACGCGCCAACACCTCAACCGGGCGGCGGACGCCAGCTCCCCCGCGATGGGCCTGGACTGGCCCTATGTAGCGTCGTTAGGTGGTGACGCCGTCCCCACGGTCGTCGGCGCCATGCTTCGGCCCCAGGCGGCCGGTGCCGTCGCGGACGGAGAGACGCGGTGCCGAGCCGCGGCCGCGTTGCTCGAGCGCTGGACCGGGACGTCCACGGAACGTTTCACCCGGCGATGGACGCAGTGGAACCTCGGCCGACGCCACGCGATGGACGCGGTCCGTGCCCGCGAAGCCGAACTGCGAGCGCTGGCCTGTCCCGCGGCGCTGCCGGGCCACCTGCGCCCCTGA
- a CDS encoding DUF305 domain-containing protein, translating into MRLRTLSLLTLAAAAGCTGARRPPSLMGPEAAIARARADSLRYPYTVADIEFMSGMIHHHAQAIQISKWAPTRGASPAIIRLTERIINAQRDEIALMGTWLADRNQPVPAADTLGTANHAAMGHAGHSMAMMPGMLTAEQLAQLDAARGGEFDRLFLTFMIQHHRGAVDMVKTLFAAHGAGQDETIFKFASDAETDQTTEINRMLQMLLELP; encoded by the coding sequence ATGCGACTCAGGACCTTGTCACTCCTCACTCTGGCCGCGGCTGCCGGCTGCACGGGCGCCCGCCGACCTCCGTCCCTGATGGGTCCGGAGGCAGCCATCGCACGTGCGCGTGCCGACTCCCTCCGCTACCCGTATACCGTCGCCGACATCGAGTTCATGTCGGGGATGATCCATCACCACGCGCAGGCGATCCAGATTTCCAAGTGGGCGCCGACGCGTGGCGCGAGCCCGGCGATCATTCGACTGACCGAACGGATCATCAACGCCCAGCGTGACGAGATCGCCCTCATGGGCACCTGGCTCGCGGACCGCAACCAACCGGTCCCGGCGGCGGACACCCTCGGGACCGCCAACCATGCCGCGATGGGCCACGCCGGCCACAGCATGGCGATGATGCCGGGGATGTTGACCGCGGAGCAGCTCGCACAACTCGACGCGGCACGCGGCGGCGAGTTCGACCGCCTGTTCCTGACCTTCATGATCCAGCATCACCGTGGTGCCGTCGACATGGTGAAGACGCTCTTTGCCGCACACGGCGCTGGCCAGGACGAAACCATTTTCAAGTTTGCCTCGGACGCCGAGACGGACCAGACGACCGAGATCAATCGCATGTTGCAGATGTTGCTTGAACTTCCCTAA
- a CDS encoding ferritin: protein MLISKAMNVAMNEQVGNELAASHQYIAIAVYFEGEGLPMLAKHFHAQSAEERVHAMRFVKFLSDASAKVTIPAIPAPRATFKSAEDAVRLALESEMRVTSQINALMDRAVKEGDHLSKNELEWFVREQREEVTSMDTLLRMVKRAGESGLFFVESFLLSGGMAGEAGAEGGAAG, encoded by the coding sequence ATGCTGATTTCGAAAGCCATGAACGTCGCGATGAACGAGCAGGTCGGGAACGAACTCGCGGCCTCCCACCAGTACATCGCCATCGCCGTGTATTTCGAGGGCGAGGGGCTCCCCATGCTGGCGAAACACTTCCACGCGCAGTCCGCCGAGGAACGTGTACACGCCATGCGGTTCGTGAAGTTTCTCTCGGATGCGTCCGCAAAGGTCACGATCCCGGCGATTCCCGCTCCTCGTGCGACCTTCAAGTCCGCCGAAGATGCGGTGCGCCTCGCACTCGAATCCGAGATGCGCGTGACGAGCCAGATCAATGCCCTGATGGACCGCGCAGTCAAGGAAGGCGATCACCTGTCCAAGAACGAACTCGAGTGGTTCGTGCGCGAGCAGCGCGAGGAGGTGACGAGCATGGACACCTTATTGCGCATGGTGAAGCGCGCGGGCGAGAGCGGCCTGTTCTTCGTCGAGAGCTTCCTCCTGAGCGGAGGCATGGCGGGTGAAGCTGGAGCGGAGGGGGGCGCAGCGGGATAG
- a CDS encoding DUF839 domain-containing protein, producing MATQRARREFLERVWRYGATAAATPTLAGLARWSWAAPDDRRRALDDWKAYGYGPLVRSPDCPEFEIPERFKVVRISQALRPATGHPDLTVPNAFDGMAAFPLENGNVRLIRNHEMTDAAADGRAIGSPAYDPRASGGTSSLELRMSGGGMNRTVEVVDEFISLAGTRVNCAGGPTPWGSWLSAEENCNGISQGFARPHGYVFEVPAEARATVSPVALTAMGRFVHEAVAVDPRTGMVYETEDAWYDPENPARPGAGFYRFIPKRRDHLAEGGRLQILAIDGRPGFVTARDLLPGTTLSAHWIDIEAPDPAAAESDPAAVFREGLAKGAAVFARLEGAWAGDGGIYIVSTNGGNAKAGQVFFYEPVDAAKGRLTLVFESPSAAVLDAPDNIVRTPRGGLVICEDGSDDQFVRGLDRSGRILDLVRHPVVEGRPGPREFAGACFSPDGEVLFFNVQGSATVTGTNASVTYAMWGPWADGPL from the coding sequence ATGGCCACCCAGCGGGCAAGACGCGAATTCCTCGAACGAGTATGGCGCTATGGCGCGACGGCCGCCGCAACCCCGACCCTGGCCGGGTTGGCTCGGTGGAGCTGGGCCGCGCCCGATGACCGGCGCCGCGCTCTGGATGACTGGAAGGCCTACGGGTATGGACCGCTGGTCCGGAGTCCCGATTGCCCGGAATTCGAGATCCCCGAGCGGTTCAAGGTCGTGCGCATCTCGCAGGCACTTCGGCCGGCTACCGGTCACCCCGACCTGACCGTGCCGAACGCGTTTGACGGCATGGCGGCCTTTCCCCTGGAGAATGGCAACGTCCGGCTGATTCGGAACCATGAGATGACTGACGCCGCCGCTGACGGACGGGCAATCGGATCCCCCGCTTACGATCCGCGCGCGAGTGGAGGAACCAGTTCGCTCGAACTCCGCATGTCGGGAGGCGGCATGAACCGGACCGTGGAAGTCGTCGATGAGTTCATCAGCCTGGCTGGGACGCGGGTCAACTGCGCTGGGGGGCCGACCCCCTGGGGGAGCTGGCTCAGCGCGGAGGAGAACTGCAACGGGATATCCCAGGGCTTCGCACGGCCCCATGGCTACGTATTTGAGGTACCCGCGGAGGCGCGCGCGACGGTATCGCCCGTCGCGCTCACGGCGATGGGGCGCTTCGTTCACGAGGCCGTAGCCGTCGACCCCCGCACGGGGATGGTGTACGAGACGGAGGACGCCTGGTACGACCCGGAGAATCCCGCCAGGCCTGGGGCTGGCTTCTACCGCTTCATCCCGAAGCGGCGGGACCACCTCGCCGAAGGGGGACGGTTGCAGATCCTGGCCATCGACGGGCGGCCAGGGTTCGTGACGGCGCGCGACCTGTTGCCCGGAACGACGCTCTCCGCGCACTGGATCGACATCGAAGCGCCCGATCCCGCGGCCGCTGAGAGTGACCCCGCGGCGGTTTTCCGCGAGGGACTGGCCAAGGGGGCGGCGGTGTTCGCGCGCCTCGAGGGGGCCTGGGCCGGCGACGGCGGCATCTACATCGTCTCGACGAACGGCGGCAACGCGAAGGCAGGTCAGGTGTTCTTTTACGAACCCGTGGACGCCGCGAAGGGTCGTCTTACGCTCGTGTTTGAATCACCCTCAGCGGCGGTGTTGGATGCGCCGGACAACATTGTTCGCACCCCGCGGGGGGGGCTCGTGATCTGTGAGGACGGCTCCGACGACCAATTCGTGCGAGGGCTGGACCGATCGGGACGCATCCTCGACCTCGTGCGGCACCCCGTGGTGGAAGGGCGCCCTGGCCCCCGGGAGTTTGCCGGCGCCTGCTTCAGCCCGGACGGCGAGGTGCTCTTCTTCAACGTGCAGGGCTCGGCGACCGTGACGGGGACCAACGCCAGCGTCACCTACGCCATGTGGGGGCCGTGGGCGGACGGGCCGTTGTGA
- a CDS encoding carbon-nitrogen hydrolase family protein, with amino-acid sequence MRIALASPPIPSSIADGLDHVRAYTADAARRGAAIVCFPEAYLPGLRGQDFDVPDWSAADEERATIAVRAIARASRIAMIVGVEHVTPAGSQIASLVVDAHGAVLGLQTKNQLDPSEDAPYIPGDTRRVFEFEGLRFGIAICHEGWRYPETVRWAAARGAHIVFHPQLTGSDRTGPRLTTWGDVANPYYEKAMLMRSRENTIWFASVNYGVRFQESATTVINPLGELHAHLPYGEPGVLIVDIDRSAATGLLARRYAPERYREG; translated from the coding sequence ATGCGCATCGCCCTCGCCTCTCCCCCGATTCCGTCGTCGATTGCCGACGGCCTCGATCACGTCCGCGCGTACACGGCGGACGCGGCCAGGCGCGGGGCGGCGATCGTCTGCTTTCCCGAGGCGTACCTGCCGGGGCTGCGCGGCCAGGATTTCGATGTGCCCGATTGGTCCGCGGCGGACGAGGAACGGGCGACGATCGCGGTGCGTGCCATCGCGCGAGCGTCACGAATCGCGATGATCGTCGGGGTCGAGCATGTGACGCCCGCTGGAAGCCAGATCGCGTCGCTGGTGGTGGATGCGCACGGGGCGGTGCTTGGCCTGCAGACCAAGAACCAGCTCGACCCCAGCGAGGACGCCCCCTACATACCCGGAGATACGCGACGGGTGTTTGAGTTCGAGGGGCTGCGCTTCGGGATCGCGATCTGCCACGAAGGGTGGCGGTATCCGGAAACGGTGCGGTGGGCGGCGGCGCGGGGCGCGCACATCGTCTTTCATCCGCAGTTGACCGGGAGCGATCGCACGGGGCCGCGACTGACCACGTGGGGCGACGTGGCGAATCCGTATTACGAAAAGGCCATGCTGATGCGCAGCCGCGAGAACACCATTTGGTTTGCCAGCGTCAACTACGGCGTGCGGTTTCAGGAGTCGGCCACGACGGTCATCAACCCGCTGGGAGAGTTGCACGCCCACCTGCCGTACGGTGAGCCCGGGGTGTTGATCGTTGACATCGATCGGTCGGCCGCCACCGGACTGCTCGCGCGTCGTTATGCGCCGGAGCGCTATCGCGAGGGCTGA
- a CDS encoding VOC family protein: MSSNADLSTATVGQLLVPVSDLDRATAYYRDTLGLQHLFTAPPQMSFFMAGNVRLLVGVREDGAKDQRGSAIYFKVADIQATYDTLKTRGALVKDAPHIAHKAPNYTLWLCEFADPDGNTLLLMSEVPVAS; encoded by the coding sequence ATGTCCTCCAACGCAGATCTCTCGACCGCGACCGTTGGGCAGCTGTTAGTCCCCGTCTCCGACCTCGACCGGGCCACGGCGTACTACCGCGATACCCTCGGCCTGCAGCATCTCTTCACGGCGCCGCCGCAGATGTCCTTCTTCATGGCTGGGAATGTGCGACTGCTCGTTGGGGTGCGCGAAGACGGCGCGAAGGACCAGCGGGGATCGGCGATCTACTTCAAGGTCGCTGACATCCAGGCGACCTACGACACGCTCAAGACGCGGGGCGCCCTGGTAAAGGACGCGCCGCACATCGCGCACAAGGCGCCGAACTACACCCTCTGGCTTTGCGAGTTCGCCGACCCGGACGGGAACACCTTGCTGCTCATGAGTGAGGTCCCGGTCGCGAGCTGA
- a CDS encoding MarR family transcriptional regulator, with the protein MTVSELLATADRLHSIAIHLLRRLRKVDEATGLSGPRLSALSVVVFAGPVTITELAAAEQVKPPTMTRLVQGLEAEGLVKRRADAADGRVSRIEATTRGRKILLDGRARRVAMLAELLETLDDPSRDELSRALTGLEVVIGGRRVRSPSPEPAA; encoded by the coding sequence CTGACGGTGTCCGAGCTCCTGGCGACCGCGGACCGGCTGCACTCCATTGCCATCCACCTGTTGCGTCGCCTGCGGAAGGTGGATGAAGCGACCGGACTCAGCGGGCCGCGGCTCTCTGCCCTCTCGGTCGTTGTGTTCGCCGGTCCGGTGACCATCACGGAACTGGCGGCGGCCGAACAGGTGAAGCCGCCCACCATGACCCGCCTGGTGCAGGGCCTGGAAGCCGAAGGTCTCGTCAAGCGACGCGCCGACGCCGCAGACGGGAGGGTGAGTCGCATCGAGGCGACGACGCGGGGACGAAAGATCCTGCTCGATGGTCGCGCGCGACGGGTGGCCATGCTGGCCGAGTTACTCGAGACCCTCGATGATCCTTCCCGGGATGAGCTCAGCCGGGCCCTGACGGGGCTGGAGGTGGTGATCGGGGGACGCCGGGTCCGATCCCCGTCCCCCGAACCCGCAGCCTAA
- a CDS encoding sigma-70 family RNA polymerase sigma factor, producing MTAPGDLSQALESVLGRFRTMVRSIAARHALHDADLEELIQDLRIRLWRGRSSSEEITALPTSYVYQAATTAALDMLRRRRREAGRSVEASAEVLEGVAQRGGADDGVQADDLARRVEVALGQLVPSRRMVVRMSLAGYDRREIVERLGWSEGKVRNLLSRGMDDLRSNLNDQ from the coding sequence ATGACTGCCCCTGGCGACCTCTCCCAGGCGCTCGAAAGTGTGCTCGGGCGGTTTCGCACCATGGTGCGCAGCATTGCGGCCCGACACGCGCTCCACGACGCCGACCTGGAGGAGCTGATCCAGGACCTCCGGATCCGGCTGTGGCGTGGCCGAAGCTCGAGTGAGGAGATCACGGCCCTCCCGACGTCATACGTATATCAGGCAGCGACGACGGCGGCGCTGGACATGCTCCGGCGCCGGCGGCGCGAGGCCGGACGGTCGGTGGAGGCGTCGGCGGAGGTGCTGGAGGGGGTGGCGCAACGCGGTGGCGCGGATGACGGGGTACAGGCCGACGACCTCGCACGTCGCGTCGAGGTGGCGCTCGGCCAACTCGTCCCGTCGCGCCGGATGGTGGTACGGATGTCGCTGGCCGGGTATGACCGTCGTGAAATCGTGGAGCGGTTGGGGTGGAGCGAGGGGAAGGTGCGAAACCTGCTGTCGCGCGGGATGGACGACTTGCGCTCGAACCTCAACGACCAATGA
- a CDS encoding CHAT domain-containing protein: protein MLAALLLLQVTTNEPRAIVDGATMAAERGTIAQWLAPWQRRPTSDRAANLARGSAAFHLYQFAEAASRLRRADAGSADDIARLAQLGLGRILVQQGRYLAADSLLIRVDAQSRAAADTATAIESLLLRAGIGRRVRSAAAANAILDTVEALGASRRPNLAASMHCRRAGNAALTGDYAAMRRLAQLGIAAAQTARSLRLEAACHFVRATTFARMGLSDSVSRAMDTTVALQRRSGDLIAFGAAQQWAGFYAVSLGNVQGGERYLAEAWTAATASRSVDVLAWTALSRASASTTLNNTRAARRWLATADSLMRLSGDAEGLRTVLRMRAITAFAAGDTSRGWPLALEFQQQAVRAGDVTAQRDGLFTLVRHALIAGDRPRTRAYLDSLATLIRGRGMQGFEPSLRAIAGEAALLDEQWSTARREFDAVLGSLHASQYAFRHAVETMRAIALVRDGRLAEGAAAAQIAEDEHRRWRASIADSALRRFATATERGGLTYHTELVRLLAGGGRHREALRLAESQRALRLREQLLDASAWATGNARSRPEAAPVELAEVQQRLPDDSTAVVEYVLGEFRMPSVALVITRRGAWSFDLPSAVDLRPEIQRLLAAAEQGRSTTTSSRALGRVLFEPLRVPFERAGIRRVIIVADGAMHLIPFVLLEVGGVPAVGRWTMSEAPSVAVAMDGWTRPTRVPSGPIVALGDPVVRTPGGRTRPLPGARDEVRALQRRSAGAMVRVDGGASESYLKALPTTPRLLHVAAHGEVDDWDGRQAALLLSADATNDGRWFAGEIATLPFDDTLVVLSACRTNLGDLIAGEGVTGLTSAFLQAGARTVLATAWRIPDREIVPLVERFYDGLGAGLTAGAALQAAQVDARRRGAPASVWAAFRLVGDPYLTVSLR, encoded by the coding sequence ATGCTGGCTGCGCTCCTCCTGCTCCAGGTCACCACCAACGAACCGCGGGCCATCGTCGACGGTGCGACGATGGCCGCCGAGCGCGGGACGATCGCCCAGTGGCTGGCCCCCTGGCAGCGCCGGCCCACCAGCGATCGTGCGGCGAATCTCGCACGGGGCTCCGCCGCCTTCCATCTCTACCAGTTCGCTGAGGCCGCGTCCCGGCTGAGGCGCGCGGACGCGGGTTCAGCCGACGACATTGCCCGGCTGGCCCAACTCGGCCTCGGCCGCATTCTGGTCCAGCAGGGGCGATACCTCGCGGCCGACTCACTCCTGATCCGAGTCGACGCGCAGTCTCGCGCCGCGGCAGACACCGCGACGGCCATCGAGTCGCTGCTCCTGCGCGCCGGCATCGGGCGCCGGGTGCGCTCCGCGGCCGCGGCGAACGCGATCCTCGACACCGTCGAGGCGCTCGGCGCCAGCCGACGCCCGAACCTCGCGGCGTCGATGCACTGTCGTCGGGCCGGCAACGCCGCCCTCACCGGCGACTATGCCGCCATGCGACGCCTGGCCCAACTCGGCATTGCTGCTGCCCAGACCGCCCGGAGCCTCCGCCTGGAGGCCGCCTGCCACTTCGTGCGCGCCACAACCTTCGCCCGCATGGGCCTGAGTGACTCTGTCAGTCGGGCGATGGACACGACGGTCGCCCTGCAACGGCGCAGCGGTGACCTCATCGCCTTTGGCGCCGCCCAACAGTGGGCCGGATTCTACGCAGTATCGTTAGGTAACGTACAGGGAGGCGAACGGTACCTCGCCGAGGCGTGGACCGCCGCCACGGCGTCCCGGAGCGTGGACGTGCTGGCGTGGACGGCCTTGTCGCGCGCGTCAGCGAGTACCACGCTGAACAACACACGCGCCGCTCGGCGATGGCTGGCCACGGCGGACTCGCTGATGCGGCTCTCTGGCGACGCCGAAGGGCTCCGCACCGTGTTGCGCATGCGGGCCATCACCGCCTTCGCGGCCGGTGACACCTCGCGAGGATGGCCCCTGGCCCTCGAGTTCCAGCAGCAGGCAGTACGCGCTGGTGACGTGACCGCGCAACGCGACGGCCTGTTCACCCTGGTCCGTCACGCCCTGATCGCCGGTGACCGCCCGCGGACCCGCGCCTACCTCGACTCCCTGGCCACCTTGATCCGCGGGCGAGGCATGCAGGGCTTTGAACCTTCGTTGCGTGCCATCGCCGGGGAAGCAGCGCTGCTCGACGAACAATGGAGCACCGCCCGGCGCGAGTTCGATGCCGTCCTGGGCTCCCTGCACGCTTCCCAGTACGCGTTCCGCCACGCGGTGGAGACGATGCGGGCGATAGCCCTGGTGCGCGATGGACGCCTGGCCGAGGGGGCCGCAGCAGCGCAAATCGCCGAGGACGAACATCGGCGATGGCGCGCGTCGATCGCCGACAGTGCCCTGCGTCGATTTGCCACGGCCACCGAACGCGGCGGGTTGACCTACCACACCGAGCTGGTGCGACTCCTCGCTGGGGGAGGACGACACCGCGAGGCACTCCGCCTGGCGGAGTCCCAGCGCGCGCTACGCCTCCGTGAACAGTTGCTCGATGCCTCCGCCTGGGCCACCGGGAATGCGCGTTCACGACCTGAGGCCGCCCCAGTCGAACTTGCGGAGGTGCAGCAGCGCCTCCCGGATGACAGCACGGCCGTCGTTGAATACGTGCTGGGGGAGTTTCGCATGCCGTCGGTGGCGCTGGTCATCACGCGTCGGGGCGCGTGGTCCTTCGACCTTCCGTCCGCCGTGGACCTTCGGCCGGAGATCCAGCGACTCCTCGCCGCGGCCGAGCAGGGACGTAGCACGACCACGAGTTCCCGCGCGCTGGGGCGGGTCCTGTTTGAGCCGCTGCGTGTGCCGTTCGAACGCGCTGGCATTCGCCGCGTGATCATCGTGGCCGACGGCGCGATGCACCTCATTCCGTTTGTACTACTTGAGGTTGGCGGAGTGCCCGCCGTGGGGCGTTGGACCATGTCCGAGGCGCCATCGGTGGCGGTGGCCATGGACGGATGGACGCGCCCGACGCGCGTGCCGTCGGGGCCTATCGTAGCCCTCGGCGATCCCGTGGTCCGCACGCCAGGGGGACGCACACGACCGCTCCCGGGAGCCAGGGACGAAGTGCGCGCACTCCAACGCAGGAGTGCCGGCGCGATGGTCCGCGTCGACGGCGGTGCCAGCGAATCATACCTCAAGGCGTTGCCCACCACGCCGCGCCTGCTCCATGTCGCCGCCCATGGCGAGGTGGACGACTGGGATGGGCGACAGGCAGCACTCTTGTTGTCAGCAGACGCCACCAACGACGGCCGGTGGTTCGCCGGGGAGATCGCCACCCTCCCCTTTGACGACACGCTGGTCGTCCTCTCCGCCTGTCGCACCAACCTCGGCGACCTGATCGCAGGCGAGGGGGTGACCGGCCTCACCAGCGCGTTCCTGCAGGCGGGGGCCCGGACCGTGCTGGCGACGGCGTGGCGCATTCCTGACCGCGAGATCGTCCCGCTGGTGGAGCGATTCTACGATGGCCTTGGCGCCGGCCTGACGGCCGGTGCGGCGCTGCAGGCGGCCCAGGTGGACGCCCGCCGGCGGGGGGCGCCGGCCTCCGTGTGGGCCGCCTTTCGTCTCGTCGGCGATCCGTACCTGACGGTGTCGCTGCGTTAG
- a CDS encoding cytochrome P450 → MADSRDRFPLGAQLTQADLEGDPYPHFHRLRASEPVTWVPAIDQWLVTSRDLVMEVLRDPEHFRTDGEQSPIRRTFGAQMLSTEGDQQRRYKSACAPPFNARAAEDARPLIEQIVGSRVAALRMSATVEVRREYAAPIALEVVARVIGLDPAHDGMLREWYDTFADALMNYAGAPATRARALGAVQAFRASITPILRAPSPNEHSLLVQLARVHPRLLDDEEIGSNALIVLFGGIETTEAMIANALWAMLSHPSTLARARSSTADLMACVEESLRWDAAVQTATRYAAAGATVNGVAIPEGELVQCMLGAANRDPAHYVDPDRFDPWRPATVPHLAFAFGRHFCLGAAVARVEAEVALSQLLATWPEMTRDDTLSTPPRGHEFRKPPALVIRRSVA, encoded by the coding sequence ATGGCCGATTCCCGTGACAGATTCCCCCTGGGGGCGCAGCTCACCCAGGCCGACCTCGAAGGCGATCCCTATCCGCACTTTCATCGGCTGCGCGCGTCTGAGCCGGTGACCTGGGTGCCTGCGATCGACCAGTGGCTCGTCACGAGTCGGGACCTGGTCATGGAGGTCCTCCGCGATCCCGAGCACTTTCGCACCGACGGCGAGCAATCGCCGATCCGGCGGACGTTTGGCGCGCAGATGCTGTCGACCGAGGGCGACCAACAGCGCCGGTACAAGTCGGCTTGTGCCCCGCCGTTCAATGCGCGCGCGGCAGAGGACGCGCGTCCACTGATCGAGCAGATCGTTGGTTCGAGGGTTGCTGCGCTTCGCATGAGCGCCACGGTCGAGGTGCGGCGGGAGTACGCCGCACCGATTGCCCTGGAGGTCGTGGCGCGCGTGATCGGGCTGGACCCCGCGCACGATGGCATGCTGCGGGAGTGGTATGACACCTTCGCGGACGCCCTGATGAACTACGCGGGCGCCCCCGCGACGCGAGCGCGCGCGCTGGGGGCCGTCCAGGCCTTCCGGGCGTCGATCACCCCCATACTCCGTGCCCCATCGCCGAACGAGCACTCGCTGCTCGTCCAGCTCGCGCGGGTGCACCCGCGCCTTCTCGATGACGAGGAGATCGGCTCCAATGCTCTGATCGTGCTCTTTGGCGGGATCGAGACGACCGAAGCGATGATTGCGAACGCGTTGTGGGCGATGCTGAGCCATCCGTCGACCCTCGCGCGCGCCCGCTCGTCCACGGCCGACCTGATGGCCTGCGTCGAGGAATCGCTGCGATGGGATGCGGCGGTGCAGACGGCCACGCGTTATGCGGCGGCCGGCGCGACGGTCAACGGCGTCGCGATCCCCGAGGGGGAGCTGGTGCAATGCATGCTTGGGGCGGCGAATCGCGACCCTGCGCACTATGTCGATCCCGATCGGTTTGACCCGTGGCGTCCCGCGACGGTGCCGCACCTGGCGTTTGCCTTCGGCAGGCATTTCTGCCTTGGGGCCGCGGTGGCCCGCGTCGAGGCAGAGGTGGCGCTGAGCCAACTCCTGGCGACATGGCCGGAGATGACGCGCGACGACACCCTATCCACGCCGCCGCGCGGCCATGAGTTCCGCAAGCCGCCGGCCCTCGTGATTCGCCGATCAGTGGCGTAG